The Paenibacillus mucilaginosus 3016 genome includes the window ATCACCTCGCTTGACTCCAACGTCCGGCCATTCCAGGCCGTCGCCTTAAATTTGATGGATAGCACCCGCTTCGCCCGGTCGAAATTGACGAATTCAATCTGGTCCACCGTGCGGATCCGCGGCTCCCGCAGAATGGCTGCCGTCAGCTCCGCCTTGATTACGGCGTAATTGGGGCTCTTAACAAGAATCTTCCCGTAATAGTCGACGCCCATATTTGAGTCGAGGAACCACTCGCCCTTGTAGGTTGAGAACTCGATGCGGATACACTGCAGCAGCTCCTCGTCA containing:
- a CDS encoding DUF2634 domain-containing protein translates to MKSFKLGEDGDLVIQDGELLMVEGDEELLQCIRIEFSTYKGEWFLDSNMGVDYYGKILVKSPNYAVIKAELTAAILREPRIRTVDQIEFVNFDRAKRVLSIKFKATAWNGRTLESSEVIPGAG